AGCAGGGGAGCTGATCCTGTGAGCCGCTATCAGCCGCCGTTTACGGTAACCGAAAACGTGATTAATCAGGTGGCTGAGTTTGGCGAATTGCTGGGGATCTGGTCTGTGCAGTCCGGCCGGGCATCTCCGCTGTTGCGTAAGGAAAACCGCATCCGGACTATACATGCCTCCCTGGCAATAGAGCATAACTCTCTGGAGCCCCATCAGATTACGGCCATTATGGAGGGGAAGCGGGTTGTCGCTCCCGTAAAGGATATTCAGGAGGTGCGTAATGCGATTGCCGCTTATGACAGCCTTCCGCGCTGGCAACCCTGGCGCTTGCGTGATGTCTTAACGGCCCACAGGTTATTGATGGCGGGCCTGGTGGATGAGCCGGGCAAAATCAGGACCCGTGATGTGGGAATTTATCGCGGTCAGCATCTGGTGCATATGGCACCGCCAGCCTCTCAGGTTCCCCGCCTGATTGCGTCATTACTTCAGTGGCTGGAAACCACCAGTCTGCATCCTCTGGTTGCCAGCTGTATCTTTCACTACGAATTTGAGTTTATCCATCCTTTTACTGACGGCAATGGCAGGATGGGCAGGCTATGGCAAACGCTGATCCTGAGCCGCTGGCGCCCGGAGATGGCCTGGCTACCCGTAGAGACGTTGATCCACTATCAGCAAACGCGCTATTACCATGTGCTTAGTCAGTGTGATCAGGCCGGGGACTGCACGCCGTTTGTGGAGTTTATGCTCGGCAATCTAATCAGCGCATTACGTGAAGGTATTGCTGCGGCATCAGATACAGGTGGCGCGATGCCGGAAGAAATGTCGGAAGAAATGTCGGAAGAAATGTCGGAAGAAATGTCGGAAGAAATGCCGCTGCAACTGACGGCGACGGAACAGAAAATGCTGGATATTTTCCGACAGCAGCCCCGGATTCAGGCCGTCGCGCTGGCCCCTTTGCTGAAGGTCAGCCCGCGCACCGTTGAGCGTTACATTCGTATACTCAGGCAAAAAGGCTGCCTGGAGCGGGTAGGGGCGCACAAAGGCGGGATGTGGCGGGTCATTGAAAAATAATGCACAAACCACCGCAGGGTGTGTGGGCCTGCGGTGATCTCCGGTGTGGATCAGGTAACCGGTGCCGGGTTAAAGACGGCCAGCTGGTTATGCAGCCCCCACCGATCCGAGAAGGTTTTTTTGCGCCCGCTGGCCACATCCAGGATAAATTCAAATAACTTCAGGCCCACATCTTCAATGCTCTCTTCGCCGGTGGCGATGGTGCCGGCGTTGATGTCCATTAAGTCAAACCAGCGGTTGGCCAGCTCCGTGCGGGTGGCCATTTTAATGACCGGTACGGCAGCCAGACCATAAGGGGTGCCGCGACCGGTGGTAAAGACCTGCACCGTAATGCCGGAGGCCAGTTGCTGGGTGCCGCAGACAAAATCGCTGGCCGGGGTGGCTGCAAAGATAAGGCCGCGTTTTGTCGGGCGCTGGCCCGGGGAGAGCACCTCCACAATGGCGCTCTTGCCGGATTTGGCAATCGAGCCGAGCGCTTTTTCCACCACGTTAGCCAGGCCGCCTTTTTTATTCCCCGGGGAGGGGTTGGCGCTGCGGTCCGTTTTTCCCATGTCGAGATAGTTATCGTACCAGGCCATCTCTTCCAGCAGGCGCTTACCCACGCTTTCATCAATGGCGCGCGGGGTCAGCAGGTGGATAGCGTCCCGTACTTCAGTGACTTCAGAAAACATCACCGTGGCCCCGCAGCGCACCAGCAGATCAGAGGCGTAGCCCACCGCCGGGTTGGCCGTTACGCCGGAGAACGCATCACTACCGCCGCACTGCATGCCGACCACCAGTTCAGAGGCCGGGCAGGTCTCGCGTTGCCGGGCGTTGAGTTTTTCCAGGTGGCGGCGGGCCACATGCAGAATATCCTCCACCATGGCGCGAAAGCCCACATGGTGCTCATCCTGCAGGCGCACAATGCTGGCTGAATCTGGTGCTATGGGTTGTATATCGTCGGTGCCCTTTAACAGCCGTTCTGGCTGTAGCTTTTCACAGCCCAGGCCAATCACCATTACTTCCCCGCCGAAGTTAGGGTTGAGCGCAATATTATGAATCGTGCGGATGGGCACCACGGCTGCCGGTGCGTTAATGGCAACACCGCAACCGTATAAGTGATTCAGGCCCACCACCCCGTCGACATTGGGGTAGTCAGGCAGCAGGTCGCGCTCAATTATCCGGATCACGTAGTCCACGACCCCGGCCACGCAATGTACGCTGGTGGTGATCCCCAGCAGATTTTTAGTGCCGACGCTGCCGTCTGCGTTGCGGTAACCTTCAAAGGTATAGCCTTCTAAGGGGGGGAGCGGCTCCGGCACCCGGGTTGCCAGGGGCAGGGTTTCCAGCGGGGGCGCTACCGGCAGCTCCACCAGCGATTCATCTATCCAGGCGCCGCGTGGGATATCCCGCACCGCATAGCCAATAATCTCACCGTAGCGCACAATGTTGCCCCGGGCCGGGATAGCCTCCAGGGCGACTTTGTGCCCCTGGGGAATGTGTTCGGTCAGCGTGAGGCCATCCGGAAAACGCGTGCCCGCTTTCAGGCCGTTATCATTAACGATGATCGCCACATTGTCGGTATCGTGAACTTTAATATAAAACGCTGCGGGTGAGTCCTGTCGGATGTCGATATTAGCCATTGTCCAGTATTCTCCAGATATTTCTCTGCGGGAATCATTAATGAAATTGCGCTGATTATTATTCCCCGGGTGTGTTCCGGTCTGGCGAAATAATGTCAGCCGGTAAAAAATAAAAGTGTGACAAAGATCGGCTTATCTGCCTGCCTCTTTGGTCACCGGGCCGGTGGATGAGTGAACTGTGCACCAGAGCCCATAAAAGTGGGCGTATGATGATAAAATTAGTTGTTTTTACGTTTATTATTGTGCATGTGCACAATGCCAGATGTCCGGTGGCTTATTATAATTTCTACCGGACAAAATAAGCGGGGCAGTAAATAAAACATTATTTAAACATTATTATAAAGGGTCGCAGTTATTGCCGGTGAGTCAATATTGATTCATGGCTATTAAAAGATACCGGGAAATAATAATGTTTTATTTCTGTCTCCAGGGTTACCGGTACGTTTGCGCATTAATGGCCGGTCAATAAGAGGAAATCTAAGGTTAATATGATGAATAACAACGTATTTCCCAATAAGTTTAAGGCAGCGCTTGGTGCCCGCCACACACAGATCGGCTGCTGGTCTGCCCTGGCCAACCCGATTTCAACAGAGGTACTGGGGCTGGCCGGGTTTGACTGGATTGTGCTGGATGGCGAGCACGCCCCGAACGATTTAACCACCTTTGTGCCGCAACTGATGGCGCTGAGCGGCAGCCACAGTGCGCCGGTTGTCCGGGTGCCCACCAATGAGCCGATTATTATTAAGCGTATGCTGGATATCGGTTTTTATAACTTCCTGATCCCGTTTGTGGAGAGCGCGGAAGATGCCCGGCGGGCGGTGGCTTCGGTTATGTATCCGCCCCGGGGGATCCGCGGCGTGTCCGTGTCGCACCGCAGCAACTGCTATGGCACCGTGCCGGACTATTTCCAGAAGGTGAATGACAACATTACCGTGCTGGTACAAATCGAGAGCCAGCAGGGCGTTGACAATATTGATGCCATTGCCGCGACTGACGGGGTTGACGGGATATTTGTTGGCCCGGGGGATCTTTCTGCCGCGCTGGGCTACCTTGGCAACCCTTCTCATCCTGACGTGCAGCAGTGCATTCAGCATATTTTTGCCCGGGCCAAAGCGCACGGTAAGCCCTCCGGGATCCTGGCGCCGGTAGAGGCCGATGCGCGCCGCTATCTGGAATGGGGGGCCACCTTTGTGGCCGTGGGCAGCGACCTGGGGATTTTCCGCACTGCCACGCAGAAACTGTGTGACCAGTTTAAAAAGTAATCTTCAACTGCATTGATAAAGGAACAGGCTATGACAATGAAAGTGGGCTTTATTGGTCTTGGGATCATGGGCAAGCCGATGAGCAAAAACCTGATCAAGGCCGGTTACTCACTGGTGGTGCTGGATCGCAATTCCCAGTCAGTGGCTGAGCTTACCGGGGCCGGAGCCCAGGCGCTGGCTACGCCAGAAGCGATTGCGCAGCAGTGCGATGTGATTATTACCATGCTGCCAAACTCCCCACAGGTAAAAGAAGTGGCCCTGGGTGAGAACGGCATTATCTGCGGGGCGAAACCGGGCCTGACGCTGATTGATATGAGCTCTATTGCGCCACTGGCGAGCCGCGAAATCAGCGAAGCGCTGAAGGCGAAAGGCGTGGATATGCTGGATGCGCCGGTGAGCGGTGGTGAACCGAAGGCGATTGATGGCACCTTGTCTGTCATGGTGGGGGGCGATAAAGCGGTATTCGATAAATACTACCCGCTGATGAAAGCGATGGCGGGCTCCGTGGTGCACACCGGGGAGATCGGGGCCGGTAACGTAACGAAACTGGCAAACCAGGTGATTGTGGCCCTGAATATTGCCGCCATGTCGGAAGCGCTGGTGCTGGCAACCAAAGCCGGTGTTAACCCGGATCTGGTGTATCAGGCTATTCGCGGCGGCCTGGCGGGCAGCACCGTGCTGGATGCGAAAGCGCCGATGGTGATGGAGCGGAACTTTAAGCCGGGCTTCCGTATTGATCTGCACATTAAGGATCTGGCTAATGCGCTGGATACCTCTCACGGTGTGGGCGCGCAGTTACCGCTGACGGCCGCCGTAATGGAGATGATGCAGGCGCTGCGGGCCGATGGCCTGGGGACGGCGGACCACAGTGCGCTGGCGTGCTATTACGAGAAGCTGGCGAAGTGCGAAGTCACTAAGTAATTGGGCCATCAGGCGTGACAGCTGGGGGGAAACCCACTATACTGCGCGCCGAAGCTGACCAGACAATCGCCGCTTCGTCGTCGTCCCTCTTCGGGGGGAGACAGGCGGAGGGGAGGAAAGTCCGGGCTCCACAGGGCAGGGTGCCAGGTAACGCCTGGGGGGCGCAAGCCCACGACCAGTGCAACAGAGAGCAAACCGCCGATGGCCCGCGCAAGCGGGATCAGGTAAGGGTGAAAGGGTGCGGTAAGAGCGCACCGCGCGGCTGGTAACAGTTCGCGGCACGGTAAACTCCACCCGGAGCAAGGCCAAATAGGGGTTCATAAGGTACGGCCCGTACTGAACCCGGGTAGGCTGCTTGAGCCAGTGAGCGATTGCTGGCCTAGATGAATGATTGTCCACGACAGAACCCGGCTTACCGGTCAGCTTCAACTCTTTAAAAAACCCCGCTCCGGCGGGGTTTTGCTTTTTGTGAAAAACCCTCTGCACTCCCTGTTCTTCTGCCACTCTTCAGACGACGTTCTGAGGGATTTCTGCCGGTTATTTTTATCCGGGCGGGAAGGTTTAGCGCGCAACCATTAAACGCGGCAAACAGGTTGACAGCTGAAATAACTAATTGCGTAACTAACTTATTTCGCTGATTTAATGTGATTTGTCATTATTTCGTGTTTATAAATGACCGGGTTCACATTTTTTATGCTGGGAGTGAGATTATTCCTGGGGTATTGATGACGCGCAATTCTCAGACCGGCATTAGCGGTTAAACAGGCGGCATAAAGTCACTACGGCGCCTACTCTAATGATTATCAGATTATTTCTACTTACCTTTTTATCTCTCCCTGTTGCTGCACATGCACTTAACTTTGAATCAACAGATCTGAAACTTGTCTGCCCGCAGCGCGGCAATGTGGAGATCACCCTGCATCGCTATAACCATGCCTCTGAACAGTGGGGTAAACATTTTGCGGTAGGGGCAGGACACACCCGCCACGGTGATCTGGAGTTTGTCCGGTTTACCAACGGGGATGTGTTTATTCACCTCAATGCGACCGACGAGTACCTGTTCCGCTATGCGGGGCAGAATAAATCGTTCCACTGCCGCAAAATTTCTGAACGCCCGGCAACGCCGTGGCAGCCTGATCGTATCGTCTGACGGGGAAACAAAAACCGCCAGCGTGGGCTGGCGGTGGCGTGGTGGGATCAGGCGATGGACGGGTGCTTTTTGCTGGTGCTGGCCTCCTGAATAATGGCCTCCAGCTCGTTCATCATTTGCTCTATGCTGAGCTCATCAGCCCCGGGGGTTATCACCGGTGTGGCTGACATCAGAGTACCGGATGCCGTTGTCTTTAACTGCCCGGCGGGTTTCACGGTACGTTTCTTGCGGCTTACTTTCTTACCCACAGCTCGCTCCTTTTAGCTGATTTGTGTATTTACACCGGTAAATCTATCAGTAAAGCGCGCAAAGGCGAATCGGCAACCAGGGTAATGTTAGCTTCATCACTAATAAAAGCGCCATCGCCACAGGTCAGGGCTGTTTTTTGTGCCGACTGGGCAGTGGCATGTACCGAGCCGTGAATCGATTGCAGATAAGCCCGCGGCCCGTGCAGGTGAAAACGCATCTGCTCGCCCTGGTTCAGTTCGATATGGTGGATCCATACCTGCTGGCGCAGGATCAGGCTGTCTGCTTCGCCATCCGGGGAGGCCAGGAGCTGGTGGCAACCCTCACTGAGCAGGATTTTCTGTACCGGCGGGTTTTCCCGATCCGGGCAGGCGTCCAGCCAGAGTTGCAGGCGGGTCAGTTCCCGGTCTTTACTGATGTTCTGCTCGCAGTAGCTTACCCCTTCACGGGTGGCTATCAGCACGGCTTCACCGGCGCGGGCCTGAATGTGGTCCCCGTCGCTGTTGCGGTATTCTGCTTCGCCATCCAGCACCAGGTTGAGAATATCCACCTTCGGATAGGTGCGCGGCTGGAAACTGGCGCCAGGGGCCAGCACTTCCTGGTTCAGCGCCCGCAGGGAGGCATAGCGTAATAATTTCGGGTCAAAATAGTGGCCAAAAGAAAAGGTATAACGAGCCTTCAGCCATCCATAGTCAGCTTGCCCACACTGTTTGACTGTTCTTGGCGTGATCATAATTAACCTCTCTTTGCATGGGTCCATGTTAAAACGCTGGACGCTGTATTGTTAGCCAGTTAATCTGCTGGGTATGTTCAAAATTCCTGAATGAGAAAACCATGTCTAAAGAGCGAGCTTTAACGCTGGAAGCGTTGCGCGTTATGGATGCTATTGATCGCCGGGGAAGTTTTGCTGCCGCTGCTGATGAACTGGGACGGGTACCTTCCGCGCTGAGCTATACCATGCAAAAGCTGGAAGAAGAGCTGGATGTGGTGCTGTTTGATCGCTCCGGCCACAGAACCAAATTTACTAACGTCGGGCGGATGATCCTGGAGCGCGGGCGTGTGCTGCTGGAAGCCGCAGACAAGCTCACCGTGGATGCCGAAGCGCTGGCCCGGGGCTGGGAAACCCATCTGACCATCGTGACCGAGGCGATTGTGCCCAGCGTGTCGCTGTATCCGCTGGTGGGGAAACTGGCGGAAAAAGCCAATACCCAGCTCTCGATTCTGACCGAGGTGCTGGCCGGTGCCTGGGAGAGCCTGGAGCAGGGCAAAGCCGATATTGTGATAGCCCCGGATCTGCATTTTCGCTCCTCGTCGGAGATAAACTCCCGCAAGCTGTATAAAGTGCTGAGTGTCTATGTGGCGGCGCCGGATCACCCGATCCACCAGGAGCCTGAGCCGCTGGCAGATGCCACCCGGGTTAAATATCGCGGGATAGCCGTGGCGGATACTGCCCGGGAGCGCCCGGCGGTGACCGTATCGCTGCTGGATAAGCAACCGCGCCTGACGGTCAGCACCCTGGAAGATAAGCGCCGGGCGCTGTTGCAGGGGCTGGGGATGGGGACCATGCCTTATCCGATGGTGGAAAAAGATATTGAAGAGGGGCGCCTGCGGGTAGTGAGCCCGGAGGCGACCATGGAGATCGACATTATTATGGCCTGGCGGCGGGACAGCATGGGCGAGGCGAAGTCATGGTGCCTGCGCGAGATCCCGAAGCAACTGAAAAGCGCCATGGCAAACTGAAAACCCCGCAAGGCGGGGTCAGGGCTAGTAAGCGTAGTCTTTCGGGCTCGGGCCGTAGCGGTTATCCCCTGAGGTGCCCGCCTGGCAGCTGAACACAAAGATAA
This Shimwellia blattae DSM 4481 = NBRC 105725 DNA region includes the following protein-coding sequences:
- a CDS encoding Fic family protein codes for the protein MSRYQPPFTVTENVINQVAEFGELLGIWSVQSGRASPLLRKENRIRTIHASLAIEHNSLEPHQITAIMEGKRVVAPVKDIQEVRNAIAAYDSLPRWQPWRLRDVLTAHRLLMAGLVDEPGKIRTRDVGIYRGQHLVHMAPPASQVPRLIASLLQWLETTSLHPLVASCIFHYEFEFIHPFTDGNGRMGRLWQTLILSRWRPEMAWLPVETLIHYQQTRYYHVLSQCDQAGDCTPFVEFMLGNLISALREGIAAASDTGGAMPEEMSEEMSEEMSEEMSEEMPLQLTATEQKMLDIFRQQPRIQAVALAPLLKVSPRTVERYIRILRQKGCLERVGAHKGGMWRVIEK
- the garD gene encoding galactarate dehydratase; protein product: MANIDIRQDSPAAFYIKVHDTDNVAIIVNDNGLKAGTRFPDGLTLTEHIPQGHKVALEAIPARGNIVRYGEIIGYAVRDIPRGAWIDESLVELPVAPPLETLPLATRVPEPLPPLEGYTFEGYRNADGSVGTKNLLGITTSVHCVAGVVDYVIRIIERDLLPDYPNVDGVVGLNHLYGCGVAINAPAAVVPIRTIHNIALNPNFGGEVMVIGLGCEKLQPERLLKGTDDIQPIAPDSASIVRLQDEHHVGFRAMVEDILHVARRHLEKLNARQRETCPASELVVGMQCGGSDAFSGVTANPAVGYASDLLVRCGATVMFSEVTEVRDAIHLLTPRAIDESVGKRLLEEMAWYDNYLDMGKTDRSANPSPGNKKGGLANVVEKALGSIAKSGKSAIVEVLSPGQRPTKRGLIFAATPASDFVCGTQQLASGITVQVFTTGRGTPYGLAAVPVIKMATRTELANRWFDLMDINAGTIATGEESIEDVGLKLFEFILDVASGRKKTFSDRWGLHNQLAVFNPAPVT
- the garL gene encoding 2-dehydro-3-deoxyglucarate aldolase, whose protein sequence is MNNNVFPNKFKAALGARHTQIGCWSALANPISTEVLGLAGFDWIVLDGEHAPNDLTTFVPQLMALSGSHSAPVVRVPTNEPIIIKRMLDIGFYNFLIPFVESAEDARRAVASVMYPPRGIRGVSVSHRSNCYGTVPDYFQKVNDNITVLVQIESQQGVDNIDAIAATDGVDGIFVGPGDLSAALGYLGNPSHPDVQQCIQHIFARAKAHGKPSGILAPVEADARRYLEWGATFVAVGSDLGIFRTATQKLCDQFKK
- the garR gene encoding 2-hydroxy-3-oxopropionate reductase, with translation MTMKVGFIGLGIMGKPMSKNLIKAGYSLVVLDRNSQSVAELTGAGAQALATPEAIAQQCDVIITMLPNSPQVKEVALGENGIICGAKPGLTLIDMSSIAPLASREISEALKAKGVDMLDAPVSGGEPKAIDGTLSVMVGGDKAVFDKYYPLMKAMAGSVVHTGEIGAGNVTKLANQVIVALNIAAMSEALVLATKAGVNPDLVYQAIRGGLAGSTVLDAKAPMVMERNFKPGFRIDLHIKDLANALDTSHGVGAQLPLTAAVMEMMQALRADGLGTADHSALACYYEKLAKCEVTK
- a CDS encoding pirin family protein, which translates into the protein MITPRTVKQCGQADYGWLKARYTFSFGHYFDPKLLRYASLRALNQEVLAPGASFQPRTYPKVDILNLVLDGEAEYRNSDGDHIQARAGEAVLIATREGVSYCEQNISKDRELTRLQLWLDACPDRENPPVQKILLSEGCHQLLASPDGEADSLILRQQVWIHHIELNQGEQMRFHLHGPRAYLQSIHGSVHATAQSAQKTALTCGDGAFISDEANITLVADSPLRALLIDLPV
- a CDS encoding LysR family transcriptional regulator, with product MSKERALTLEALRVMDAIDRRGSFAAAADELGRVPSALSYTMQKLEEELDVVLFDRSGHRTKFTNVGRMILERGRVLLEAADKLTVDAEALARGWETHLTIVTEAIVPSVSLYPLVGKLAEKANTQLSILTEVLAGAWESLEQGKADIVIAPDLHFRSSSEINSRKLYKVLSVYVAAPDHPIHQEPEPLADATRVKYRGIAVADTARERPAVTVSLLDKQPRLTVSTLEDKRRALLQGLGMGTMPYPMVEKDIEEGRLRVVSPEATMEIDIIMAWRRDSMGEAKSWCLREIPKQLKSAMAN